DNA sequence from the Phocoena sinus isolate mPhoSin1 chromosome 9, mPhoSin1.pri, whole genome shotgun sequence genome:
CCGCCCGAAGCTCGCGGCCGGCTGCAGAAAGCGTCTGAGACAGCAGCGGCTTTCGGGGATGAGACCGGAAGCCCCTCCCGACTGGCCCGCAGCCAGTCAGCGCTAGGCCTGTTCGAACGTGACCTTGTTTTGGCGTTGCTAGGAGACCCGGCTCCCGCAAGCCCCCGACTGGCCGGCTAGCGCGGAAGGGGGCGGGGCCGTGGCAGGCGCCGGTAGCGGTCGGCCGAGCACCGTTAGGGCAGCCCCGAGCCCGGCGCCCGGCCAGACCCTTGGAAGAGGTGTCTCGTCCCCTGCCACCGCCCAGGCCTCGCTGGCGCCCTCCCGCTGGTATCAACGCGCTCCCGAGCGGCAGTGAGCCACGTTTGGGTCCGGACCAGGGAAGGACGTTAGTCAGGTGAGCCGCAGCGGGGCGGGCAGCTGGTGTGACCACGCCCTGCCCGGGGAGAAGAGCCGGCCGGGTGCGAAGCGGCGAGGTGAGGGGATCGTGCTGCAAGGACAGCGGGCCTGTTACGGCGGCTGCCGCAGGTCGGATCATTCACTCCTGTGGGCCGGCGCCGCCGCAGGGAGCACCCTCCGGCCAGCGGACAAAGGGTTAAGGCGCCGGCGGTGACCGCGGGCCCCGGATGTGAGAACCTCTGCATGGCATCCGTGGGCCGCGCTGCAGGTGCGCCCGGGCGGGAGGAGCGAGCCGGCTGGCGGGGACCAGACCGACCGGCCGAGGCTCCCCTTCCCCTGCAGGGGTCGCTCGGCTCCCTCCGCAGGCGCCCTCTTTTCTAACTTGAGGGCAACAGGTGGTGCGTGTGGACCGAGGGAGAGCCCGGCTCCGCCGTGCTGGGAGCGGCAGTTACACTCACCAATTAGGGCGCGGGGGCGCGTGTGGTATGGACGCGCTGACGCAGGTGACCAATGGGATTTGGGCTCAGGGGTGGGCCGTGTGGAGTGGGCGTGGTCGTAGTCTGGAGCCACAGTTTCCAGTGAGGCAACCGCCGGAGCTGCGTGGAGAGCTAAGCTGAGCGGCGGTGGGGTGCTTCTCTGCCCCCTCGTAGAAAAGCCTGCCAATGCTTTCTCGTTTGGATCCAGGCTCCAATTCGGGAGGTGAGAGCATTGTATTTTGGGGTGGAGCGGTTGGCGCGCGGAGGCTAATAGTGACCTTGGGTATGCTGTTAAGCGTGTACAATTAGATCCTGAAGATCAGATTATGTGTTACAAATTTTCTGCCAAAAAAGGCACTTCTGTGGTTACTGCGACTTGGACGAATTGCTGGTGACTAGGTTGTCTCCGGTATGAGGTCTTAAAGGTCTGGGGACCCAGGGGGGTagagaaaaatacatattactaCAATTTCAGTGAATGTTAAAGAATTTCAACGGCAATGATTATTCTGTCGTTTACCTTGGATCGCGTATGTTTCTTATCTCACTTGGTTTGTTTACTGAAGCAAGTTTTATTTATCAAGTTCCTCGTGTTGCTTAGTTtagcaggaagagagaaaagcagttGTAGCACATTATTTCACAAGAATAACTTACTCATTTTCCCCTTCAGTCTGGTAGCTGGATCCCCTAGGAAGAGAAGTTCTCACGCGGTAAGAAGAAAGCCTTTCAATTTGGAACACTTCCTTGCAGCTGGAAATGGGGAATGGACTGTCAGACCAGACTTCTATCCTGTCCAGCCTGCCTTCGTTTCAGTCCTTCCACATTGTCATTCTGGGTTTGGACTCTGCTGGAAAGACAACTGTGTTATACAGGCTGCAGTTCAATGAATTTGTAAATACCGTACCTACCAAAGGATTTAACACGGAAAAAATTAAGGTAACCTTGGGAAATTCTAAAACAGTCACTTTTCACTTCTGGGATGTAGGTGGTCAGGAGAAATTAAGACCACTGTGGAAGTCATATACCAGATGCACAGATGGCATTGTGTTTGTTGTGGACTCTGTTGATGTTGAAAGGATGGAAGAAGCCAAAACTGAACTTCATAAAATAACTAGGATATCAGAAAATCAAGGAGTCCCTGTGCTAATAGTTGCTAACAAACAAGACCTGAGGAACTCATTGTCTCTCTCAGAAATTGAGAAATTGTTAGCAATGGGTGAACTGAGCTCATCAACTCCCTGGCATTTGCAGCCCACCTGTGCAATCATAGGCGATGGACTGAAGGAAGGACTTGAGAAACTACATGATAtgataattaaaagaagaaaaatgttgaggcagcagaaaaagaaaagatgaatggtGATAACCTTTTAGATCTGTGTGGAGTAGGTTTTCTGTGGTCTGATTTTGACAAATGGAAGAGTGTCTACATCCTGGTTTGCCTGCCTGCCCTCCTGGATGCTGTTAAAGCTTTGTTTTGTTGAACAATCAGATGTCCAACTCTGTTGCCTTGTGGAAGATGAGTAAATGCAGTGCTTCTTAAAATGGCCTCTTCTGCCTACCCCACAAATCTTTGGTACTACCATTTTGGGAAGCCAAGCAAAGATAGAAAATTGACCAGAAAACAGCTGTGGAAATTTGACCTGAAGTTAGTGAAATAAAACTTTGAAGAGTGTCTGCCTAGTGTTTTTTGCTTACATCTTTTGGGGGGAAGCCTTTGCAAAGAAATTGCATGCAAGGCTTTGTATGTTATGCTAATGAATGGAAATGTTAAGGTAGATTAATATATACAGTCATACTGGTCACGTTGGTCCAACCAGTAAGGGACAAGGAGGCAGTGCTTGGCTTTTTAAGTTTGGCCGAATGAATTTTGACATTTTCTGGAATCAAATGCTGTAATGCTGTATCTTAATTCTAGACGATGTTTAAGTTGGtctaacttaaaatttaaaaagaggtatTTGGGGCATATTCAAGTGCATGGATTAGTTTTTCTGACAAAGCATGTTTTGGTGTATAGTCTTTTACTTTCTAGAAATAGCTATGCATCTTTTTACATGGTCAGGTTTAAAACACCTTTTTGGGGATTTAGGGCTGTTTTAGAAATAGTTTGTTGTCAGAGTCACTTTCAGTTAAAGAACCTAAAATAATTTACCTAACTCTTTTACATAGTAAATTTGGGCATGTAGACTAATCGTAAATGCATATGCTTTGACAAATGTATGGATTTATGAAGAAAGCAATTGATGAATAAAGTCAAGAGGGTGTAACTACAATACATGGTCTCTAAAGTAttccagttgtaaaatatttgttttattatatttgctgGCTGAACACAGATgtggtttttcatatatttttgtagtGTTTTGAGAGAAGCAGAAGCTTTATAACCAACACCTAATGCACTGTGCAGGGAAAATGTAAGAGAGGTCCTTATGTGCTCTGagctttaattttttgtttacaaACTGAACAGTGTTATGCAGGCAGTCTAGTCCTGATTATAAGGTAGGAAGAAACGATACAGTACTACAGATAAGAATTACGATTATAGAAATTGAAGGGGAAAGTAGCAAAGCTatgttttgtgaaaattcactggTACTGTTTACTTTGGAATCCAAAAAAACCCTCTAaattaaaaggaggaaaaacctTTACCTAATTCTTATCTACAGGTAAAGACTTGCTTCCTGTGATCATATATAGCAAATCAACATGATTTCTATGTGTTAAAGCCAACACCTGTTTGTTTTGAAGATAACCAAAAGAAATGCACTTTGCTAGCAGggtttggttttgggtttttttgttttttttaaatggagcttTTGGAAACTTGGTTCATGTTCACACAAGATGAAGTAGCTTCCTGTGGAGCCTTCACATGTTAAATGTACCTGCACTAGTGACAGTCATTTAGAATGTTTATATTCATGGAAATGTGGATAATAACTACCAATAAACTACTTAAGGCACTAGGAGAACAGTGTTTGGCTTTGAGTTTTAATGTATGTACTTCCACTTCTGATGAAGCTACTAATTAGTAGTTGAAAAACAACTTTTGAAAGCTGGGTTACACAGTCCTGTAGTCGTGTGACATAGGCACCAAAGGTTGTTTTCTGGgagaacctttatttttttaacccttCACTGTATGAAATCATATACAAACATGAGTAGATCCATGATGGATTAATAAAGCTTGCTGAAAGAAAAGTCTGTGAATCAATTTAGATTTTCAGCCTTCCTGTACTTTTTATGTACTCCTGTGTAAAATAGTAATGTTTTAACTATCTCTTGAGAATTTATGTGTTACCCTTATTTTGTAGCCTAAGAATTTGATAAGCAAATCCACATTATCTAAGTGTTTCATATTTAgtgaacaacaaaaagaaaagagaaaatgacatgGACACTATACtagcttttatttataaaacacattttcaacTAGAAAACTCATAAAATTTTCCAGTTTGCTAAGTTCAGGTTCTCCACCACCTATTCTAGCTGTTAATACCATAGGATAGGATATAAGGAGTCTTGAAATAAACCCTAAAGAGTTTAGACAATGCTTTTAcatctagtttttttttattattattattaaggtaCACTTTTTCTAAAgtgtatttctaaaatttttttatatttgaagttATTTGGTTTAATGCCAAATATCAATCAAGAACAGCAACTCTAAATCCAAATTATtatcaacaaagcaaaaattttttttagttaaaaaaaaatgctttgataCTTAAAAGAGCC
Encoded proteins:
- the ARL4A gene encoding ADP-ribosylation factor-like protein 4A yields the protein MGNGLSDQTSILSSLPSFQSFHIVILGLDSAGKTTVLYRLQFNEFVNTVPTKGFNTEKIKVTLGNSKTVTFHFWDVGGQEKLRPLWKSYTRCTDGIVFVVDSVDVERMEEAKTELHKITRISENQGVPVLIVANKQDLRNSLSLSEIEKLLAMGELSSSTPWHLQPTCAIIGDGLKEGLEKLHDMIIKRRKMLRQQKKKR